The DNA region CCATGTGGAATCCACACTCAGACAACATGTCGAAAGCCCTCTCCAGGTGCTTGAACTTGAGATAAAACCTGGAGGTATACCTTTCTGGAGCCCTGTCTGGGTCTCTGCTTTCATTCAAACTTTCTCCAAAGACCTCTTTGACCAGAGCAATCCTTCCACAAACCAAAATCCTTGGGACTCTCCTGAATTTGGCATCTGCTTGGCTCTCCCTGCCAATAGTGCACGACCCCCGATACCCAATGGTAATGAATCCCCACTTCCGATCAGGTGGTAAGAGTGATGAGGGTGGGCATATTCTCGTGTCACTGCCTTGGGAGACCTCTTCATAGTCACTGTGGCAATAATCATCAGGGCTTTGCTTGCTGTCATCAGGAGTCAGGAGTTTGACCAAGTCTGGGAGCTGGAAGTACTCAGCCTCCCTCTtgagccttcccttctctggGAAGTGGTCAGGCAGAACCACTTGCTTGTCCCTGAGATAGTCCAGAATATAGCGGAAAAGGAAACCATCTCTGTCAATGAAGAATCTTCCCTTGGAGTCCTTGGCCAGATCGTTGGCTGTGTCTCTCTTTGGGGTGAACATTTTCCACAGCAGTGAGTGAGGGGTGCCAACCAAGGTCGAGTGGCGAGTGAAGTAAACCTGGCCACCCACATTTAGCTCCACTACCTCTGGGAAGGAGTGCAGCCCTGTCCCCTGCTCTCGAGGAGGAAGGTAAGTCCTGCAGTTGCCACTTAGAGCCATtgtactttaaaacaaaaatcagcagCCCAAAGCAGCAGGACTATCAGTCACATCGAAGTGTAGAATAAGGCTCTCAACATTTAGgagaaacaggcagagaaaggtgaagtgagaaaaggaaaacagccaaaaggtttgttcaaaaaaaatctgaattgt from Falco biarmicus isolate bFalBia1 chromosome 8, bFalBia1.pri, whole genome shotgun sequence includes:
- the KCTD16 gene encoding BTB/POZ domain-containing protein KCTD16, whose translation is MALSGNCRTYLPPREQGTGLHSFPEVVELNVGGQVYFTRHSTLVGTPHSLLWKMFTPKRDTANDLAKDSKGRFFIDRDGFLFRYILDYLRDKQVVLPDHFPEKGRLKREAEYFQLPDLVKLLTPDDSKQSPDDYCHSDYEEVSQGSDTRICPPSSLLPPDRKWGFITIGYRGSCTIGRESQADAKFRRVPRILVCGRIALVKEVFGESLNESRDPDRAPERYTSRFYLKFKHLERAFDMLSECGFHMVACNSSVTASFVNQYTDDKVWSSYTEYVFYREPSRWSSSHCDCCCKNDKGDKEGESGTSCNELSTSSCDSQSEASSPQETVICGPVTRQPNIQTLDRPAKKGPVQLLQQSEIRRKSDLLRTLTSGSRESNSNKKKAVKEKLSIEEELEKCIQDFLKIKIPDRFPERKHPWQSELLRKYHL